Proteins encoded together in one Bacteroidota bacterium window:
- a CDS encoding 7-carboxy-7-deazaguanine synthase QueE, with translation MEHFYTLQGEGAWAGVAAYFIRLGGCDVGCVWCDVKESWPMEAHPRQTAEALVSAVLQHPARRVVITGGEPLMHGCTALTQALRAAGCQVHVETSGAHPPSGTWDWITFSPKKFKAPRAEWYRLAHELKVIVYNRHDLTWAETHAEQLRAAGNTHCLLYLQPEWETPDAPAWIVDHVKQHPHWRISLQTHKYLRIP, from the coding sequence ATGGAGCACTTCTACACCCTGCAGGGAGAGGGGGCTTGGGCGGGTGTGGCTGCCTACTTCATCCGGCTGGGTGGCTGCGACGTAGGCTGTGTGTGGTGCGATGTAAAGGAAAGCTGGCCGATGGAGGCCCACCCCCGTCAAACCGCTGAGGCACTGGTTTCGGCTGTACTACAGCACCCGGCACGGCGGGTGGTGATTACCGGCGGAGAGCCCCTGATGCACGGCTGCACGGCCCTTACCCAGGCGCTACGGGCTGCGGGCTGCCAGGTGCATGTAGAGACCAGCGGGGCACACCCCCCAAGTGGAACCTGGGACTGGATCACCTTTTCGCCAAAAAAGTTCAAAGCTCCGCGAGCCGAATGGTACCGACTGGCGCATGAGCTAAAGGTGATTGTATACAATCGGCACGACCTGACGTGGGCCGAAACCCACGCCGAACAGCTGCGGGCGGCGGGCAACACCCACTGCCTGCTGTACCTGCAACCCGAATGGGAAACACCCGATGCCCCCGCCTGGATAGTAGACCATGTGAAGCAACACCCGCACTGGCGCATCAGCCTGCAAACGCACAAGTACCTGCGCATCCCCTAG